In one Sphingobium sp. MI1205 genomic region, the following are encoded:
- a CDS encoding CCA tRNA nucleotidyltransferase — MTAFLPDAQWRHRPGLDGLLAALEVEQGLVRYVGGAVRDGLLGLPVSDLDIATVLEPRAVVNHLKAAGIKAVPTGIDHGTITAVIGGWPVEITTLRRDVSTDGRRATIAYTSDWREDAARRDFTINALYADPLTLEITDYFGGVADLEAGRVRFIGSAAARIAEDHLRILRYFRFLARFGRDMPDDEAYAACRAAANSLMALSRERIADELLKLLALPSPLASLRLMIDGGILIPVLPEIGSGGIARVEQLIAREAASATPPAALRRLAALLPPDPRTADLVGARLKLSNKVRKRLVLALDGDAAGISPRALAFHIGVEGAIDRILLDPAAPVESLQPLEGWTPPQLPIGGGALIARGLTPGPDVAKALGEVQRLWVEEGFPDADRVGQIADQTVSKFQRARQ; from the coding sequence ATGACCGCCTTCTTGCCTGACGCGCAATGGCGTCACCGGCCGGGGCTGGACGGCCTGCTCGCCGCGCTGGAGGTGGAACAGGGCCTCGTCCGCTATGTTGGCGGCGCGGTGCGCGACGGCCTGCTGGGCCTGCCTGTCAGCGACCTCGACATCGCGACCGTGCTGGAACCACGCGCCGTCGTGAACCATCTGAAGGCGGCAGGAATAAAGGCGGTGCCGACCGGCATCGACCATGGCACCATCACCGCCGTCATCGGCGGCTGGCCCGTGGAGATCACCACCCTACGCCGGGACGTCAGCACCGACGGCCGCCGGGCCACCATCGCCTATACCAGCGACTGGCGGGAGGACGCCGCGCGCCGCGACTTCACGATAAATGCGCTTTATGCCGACCCGCTCACCCTTGAAATAACCGACTATTTCGGCGGCGTGGCGGACCTGGAGGCAGGCCGCGTCCGCTTTATCGGCAGCGCCGCCGCGCGGATTGCGGAGGATCATCTGCGGATCCTGCGCTATTTCCGCTTCCTCGCGCGCTTCGGCCGGGACATGCCCGATGATGAAGCCTATGCCGCCTGCCGCGCCGCCGCCAACAGCCTGATGGCCCTGTCGCGCGAGCGTATCGCCGATGAATTGCTGAAACTGCTCGCCCTGCCTTCACCGCTCGCCTCGCTGCGCCTGATGATCGACGGCGGGATACTCATCCCGGTGCTGCCGGAAATCGGCTCGGGCGGGATTGCGCGGGTGGAACAATTGATTGCGCGCGAAGCCGCCTCAGCGACGCCGCCCGCAGCCCTGCGCCGCCTTGCAGCGCTGCTGCCGCCAGACCCGCGCACCGCCGATCTGGTCGGCGCTCGCCTGAAATTGTCGAACAAGGTGCGCAAGCGCCTCGTTCTGGCGCTCGATGGCGACGCGGCCGGCATTTCACCCAGGGCACTCGCCTTTCACATCGGCGTGGAAGGCGCGATCGACCGCATTCTGCTCGACCCCGCCGCTCCAGTCGAAAGCCTCCAGCCGCTTGAAGGGTGGACCCCGCCGCAATTGCCCATCGGCGGCGGCGCGCTTATTGCGCGGGGCCTGACGCCCGGCCCGGATGTGGCCAAGGCGCTTGGTGAAGTGCAACGCCTGTGGGTGGAAGAAGGCTTTCCCGACGCAGACCGTGTCGGCCAGATCGCCGATCAGACCGTTTCGAAGTTCCAGCGCGCACGCCAGTAA
- a CDS encoding putative bifunctional diguanylate cyclase/phosphodiesterase, which yields MFCLKDRDLTLVAVNQSFYHKFLINYDPAAEPPYSDAWRDRIIEMALARTGSSFFELRRDGPLGPEYFLCTAGSLPVEEEGAKLILFTALDRTGDRATEKNLRRELLSDGLTALPNRAGFGEEIDDRLRNGPWPENAKFGIIAIDLSRFSRVNESLGPLAGDELLITVAKRLKSNLRQGDLLARIGGNDFAIFARLNNGLSDCIHIVQRVQDSLNSPIRLSDLQIRVDCAIGCALSTGLDDDPDDVVRKAQAAVKIAKRSGKLEIYRNGVLKEAQRRFSIESRLRTALSQGELTLAYQPLIHLQTGEITGFEALARWHDPDLGHVSPAEFIAVAEESGLITPLGRWAAYEAAQALSRWDIKFGQPMPVGVNVNLSPIQMARDDVASMFEEALRYSGVSGNRLTAELTESAIIVDPDKARKLLVALKDLQMPIAMDDFGTGYSNLASLHSLPIDILKIDRSFVSTMLDDKDKQAIVRTILSLAESLNLSVTAEGIETQELAHALQTMGCGNGQGFYFARPMPEGEAFDYWRARWNFETV from the coding sequence ATGTTCTGCTTGAAAGACAGGGATTTAACACTCGTTGCTGTCAACCAGTCTTTTTATCACAAGTTTCTGATAAATTACGATCCCGCCGCCGAGCCGCCCTATTCGGATGCCTGGCGTGACCGGATCATCGAGATGGCCCTGGCGAGGACCGGCTCGTCCTTCTTCGAATTGAGGCGCGATGGGCCGCTCGGCCCTGAATATTTCCTCTGCACCGCCGGATCTTTGCCCGTCGAAGAAGAAGGCGCGAAGCTGATCCTGTTTACGGCGCTGGATCGCACGGGGGATCGGGCGACCGAAAAGAACCTGCGGCGTGAATTGCTGTCGGATGGTCTGACCGCCTTGCCCAACCGGGCGGGCTTTGGCGAAGAAATTGACGATCGGCTGCGCAATGGTCCCTGGCCGGAAAATGCCAAGTTCGGGATCATCGCCATCGACCTGAGCCGGTTCAGCCGCGTCAACGAATCCCTCGGACCACTGGCGGGCGACGAACTGCTCATCACCGTTGCCAAGCGGCTGAAGTCGAACCTGCGGCAGGGGGATCTTCTGGCGCGGATCGGTGGCAATGACTTTGCCATATTTGCTCGCCTTAACAATGGTTTGTCAGACTGTATTCACATCGTTCAGAGGGTCCAGGATTCGCTGAATTCCCCGATCCGGCTGAGCGATCTCCAGATTCGCGTAGATTGCGCGATTGGCTGTGCCTTATCGACGGGCTTGGACGATGACCCGGACGATGTCGTGCGAAAGGCGCAGGCAGCGGTGAAAATTGCGAAACGCAGCGGTAAGTTGGAAATCTACCGCAACGGCGTATTGAAGGAAGCGCAGCGGCGCTTTTCCATCGAAAGCCGGCTGCGTACTGCATTGTCGCAGGGCGAGTTGACGCTGGCGTACCAGCCCTTGATCCATCTTCAGACGGGCGAGATCACCGGTTTCGAAGCGCTTGCCCGCTGGCATGACCCTGATCTGGGCCATGTGTCGCCGGCGGAATTCATTGCCGTAGCGGAAGAAAGCGGCCTGATCACCCCGCTGGGCCGTTGGGCGGCCTATGAGGCGGCGCAGGCGCTCAGCCGCTGGGACATCAAATTTGGCCAGCCAATGCCCGTGGGCGTCAATGTGAACCTGTCGCCGATCCAGATGGCGCGCGACGATGTTGCGTCGATGTTCGAGGAGGCGCTGCGCTATTCGGGCGTTTCCGGTAACCGGCTGACCGCCGAACTGACCGAAAGTGCGATCATCGTCGATCCCGACAAGGCGCGCAAGCTGCTGGTTGCGCTCAAGGATCTGCAAATGCCGATCGCGATGGACGATTTTGGCACTGGATATTCGAACCTAGCCAGCCTTCACAGCCTGCCGATCGACATTTTGAAGATCGATCGCAGCTTCGTTTCGACGATGCTGGACGACAAGGACAAGCAGGCCATCGTGCGCACCATCCTGTCGCTCGCCGAATCGCTGAACCTTTCCGTCACGGCGGAAGGAATCGAGACGCAGGAACTGGCGCATGCGTTGCAAACCATGGGTTGCGGCAATGGTCAGGGTTTCTATTTCGCGCGGCCGATGCCGGAAGGCGAAGCGTTCGATTACTGGCGTGCGCGCTGGAACTTCGAAACGGTCTGA
- the parC gene encoding DNA topoisomerase IV subunit A, with protein sequence MTDFRDPFDAIKDHPFDDALSQRYLVYALSTITARSLPDLRDGLKPVHRRLLWAMRLLRMEPAGAAPDVLVANPARNTTSYKKCARVVGDVIGKYHPHGDTSVYDAMVRLAQDFSLRTPLVDGQGNFGNIDGDNAAAMRYTEARLTQAAADLMAGLDEGTVDFRPTYNGEDEEPEVFPGLFPNLLANGASGIAVGMATSIPPHNVAELIDAASLLIDNPDAEHADLMQIVRGPDFPTGGVLVDNAAIISEAYATGRGSFRTRARWHKEDGGRGTWVAVVTQIPFQVQKSKLIEQIAALINDRKLPILADVRDESDAEIRIIIEPRARTVDPDVLMDSLFRLTDLENRFPLNLNVLDATRTPRVLGLKTVLVEWLKHQIDVLVRRARHRLDKITARMELLDGYIIAYLNLDRVIEIIRTEDDPKLVMMEEFQLTDRQAEAILNMRLRSLRKLEEMELRREHAALLKERDDLIKLVESPTRQRTRLKKDLADLRKRYSPDSDFGRRRTLVEEAGPAREIPLEAMIEREPITVILSERGWIRAMSGHRDLAAADTLKFKEGDGPKIAFHAQTTDKLLLATSSGRIFTLGADKLPGGRGFGDPVRSLVDMDDQGEIVTLFPASTGGELLLAASDGRGFVAAVADVIAETRKGKQVVNVRAGARLAIVRKIGAEADSVAVVGENRKLLVFPLAEMPRMARGQGVQMQRYRDGGLSDAVTFRMSDGLSWTMGGGSGRTRTEADMTPWRVARGAAGRMPPVGFPRDNRF encoded by the coding sequence ATGACCGATTTTCGTGACCCGTTCGACGCAATCAAGGATCACCCGTTCGACGATGCGCTGTCGCAGCGCTATCTCGTCTATGCCCTTTCCACCATCACGGCGCGATCCCTGCCGGACCTGCGCGATGGGTTGAAGCCCGTGCATCGGCGGCTGTTGTGGGCGATGCGGCTGCTGCGCATGGAGCCGGCCGGCGCTGCGCCCGATGTGCTGGTCGCCAACCCCGCGCGCAACACGACGTCCTACAAGAAATGCGCCCGCGTCGTGGGCGACGTCATCGGCAAATATCACCCCCATGGCGATACGTCGGTCTATGACGCCATGGTCCGGTTGGCGCAGGATTTTTCGCTGCGCACGCCGCTGGTCGATGGTCAGGGCAATTTCGGCAATATCGACGGCGATAACGCGGCGGCGATGCGCTATACCGAGGCGCGGCTGACGCAGGCGGCGGCCGACCTGATGGCGGGGCTGGACGAAGGGACCGTCGATTTCCGCCCCACCTATAATGGCGAGGATGAGGAGCCGGAGGTATTCCCCGGCCTGTTCCCCAACCTGCTGGCCAATGGCGCGAGCGGCATCGCGGTGGGCATGGCGACCAGCATTCCGCCGCATAACGTCGCCGAACTGATCGACGCCGCGAGCCTGCTGATCGACAATCCAGACGCTGAGCATGCCGACCTGATGCAGATCGTGCGCGGGCCGGACTTTCCGACCGGCGGCGTGCTGGTGGACAATGCCGCCATCATTTCGGAAGCCTATGCGACAGGGCGCGGATCATTCCGCACCCGCGCGCGCTGGCACAAGGAAGATGGCGGGCGCGGTACATGGGTCGCGGTGGTCACGCAGATCCCGTTCCAGGTGCAGAAATCCAAACTGATCGAGCAGATCGCGGCGCTCATCAACGACAGGAAGCTGCCGATCCTGGCCGATGTGCGGGATGAAAGCGACGCGGAGATTCGCATCATCATCGAACCGCGCGCCCGCACGGTCGATCCAGATGTGCTGATGGACAGCCTGTTCCGGCTGACCGACCTGGAAAACCGCTTTCCGCTGAACCTCAACGTGCTGGACGCCACGCGGACGCCGCGCGTGTTGGGGCTGAAAACGGTTCTGGTCGAATGGCTCAAGCACCAGATCGACGTGCTGGTCCGGCGCGCGCGGCACCGGCTGGACAAGATCACGGCGCGGATGGAGCTGCTGGACGGCTATATCATCGCCTATCTCAACCTCGACCGGGTGATCGAGATCATCCGCACCGAGGATGATCCAAAGCTGGTGATGATGGAGGAGTTCCAGCTTACCGACCGGCAGGCCGAAGCGATCCTGAACATGCGGCTGCGTTCCTTACGCAAGCTGGAGGAGATGGAGTTGCGGCGCGAGCATGCCGCGTTGCTCAAGGAACGCGACGACCTCATCAAATTGGTCGAAAGCCCAACGCGGCAGCGAACGCGGCTGAAGAAAGATCTGGCCGACCTTCGCAAACGCTATTCGCCTGACAGTGATTTTGGCAGGCGGCGCACGCTGGTCGAGGAGGCGGGTCCGGCGCGCGAGATCCCGCTGGAGGCGATGATCGAGCGCGAGCCTATCACCGTCATCCTGTCCGAACGCGGCTGGATACGGGCGATGAGCGGCCATCGGGATCTGGCGGCGGCTGATACGCTGAAGTTCAAGGAAGGGGACGGCCCCAAGATCGCCTTTCACGCGCAGACGACGGACAAGCTGCTGCTGGCGACGTCGAGCGGGCGCATCTTCACGCTGGGCGCGGACAAGCTGCCTGGCGGGCGCGGTTTTGGCGATCCGGTCCGCTCTCTGGTCGACATGGACGACCAGGGCGAGATCGTGACGCTGTTTCCGGCCAGCACGGGGGGCGAATTGCTGCTGGCCGCGTCTGACGGGCGCGGCTTTGTCGCTGCGGTGGCTGATGTGATCGCCGAAACGCGCAAGGGCAAGCAGGTGGTGAACGTGCGTGCCGGAGCCCGTCTGGCCATTGTTCGCAAGATCGGGGCGGAGGCGGACAGCGTCGCCGTCGTGGGTGAAAACCGCAAACTGCTGGTTTTCCCGCTCGCCGAAATGCCGCGCATGGCGCGCGGTCAGGGCGTCCAGATGCAGCGATACCGGGACGGCGGATTGTCCGATGCGGTGACATTCCGCATGAGTGACGGCCTAAGCTGGACGATGGGGGGTGGCAGCGGACGGACCCGGACGGAGGCGGATATGACGCCCTGGCGCGTGGCGCGCGGTGCGGCTGGACGAATGCCGCCGGTGGGATTCCCGCGCGACAATCGCTTTTGA
- the otsB gene encoding trehalose-phosphatase, whose translation MSESSPSPLPDLPPPPASLLIGAALFLDFDGTLAPIADTPDGVIVDNDLLTILARLRDGLEGRLAIVSGRSIMTLRDLGFADFLLAGTHGLEFAGPGEDVEAPPRRPAVDDAEAAFHAFADGKPGILVERKSISVGLHFRGAPQWGADAGDLAKDLAGRLGLAVQPGKMLFELRPGGADKGSAVHKLMTRAPMAGGRPLFIGDDVTDEEGFAAAAQLGGVGILVGPPRETLAAFSLEQVAAVRHYLERGLSGRAE comes from the coding sequence GTGTCCGAATCCTCCCCGTCCCCCCTTCCCGACCTGCCCCCGCCGCCAGCTTCGTTGCTGATCGGGGCAGCCCTGTTCCTCGACTTCGACGGCACGCTCGCGCCGATTGCCGACACGCCCGACGGCGTGATCGTGGACAATGACCTGCTCACCATACTCGCCAGGCTGCGCGACGGGCTGGAGGGTCGCCTGGCCATCGTCAGTGGCCGGTCGATCATGACCCTGCGCGATCTGGGTTTTGCCGACTTCCTCCTTGCGGGAACGCATGGCCTTGAGTTTGCGGGGCCAGGCGAGGATGTCGAAGCGCCCCCGCGCCGCCCGGCCGTGGATGATGCGGAGGCCGCCTTCCACGCTTTCGCTGACGGCAAGCCCGGCATACTCGTCGAGCGCAAATCGATCAGCGTCGGCCTGCATTTCCGGGGCGCGCCGCAATGGGGCGCGGACGCGGGCGATCTGGCAAAGGACCTTGCGGGCAGGCTCGGCCTGGCGGTCCAGCCGGGCAAGATGCTTTTCGAACTGCGCCCCGGCGGCGCCGACAAGGGCAGCGCCGTCCATAAGCTCATGACCCGCGCGCCCATGGCTGGCGGACGACCGCTCTTCATCGGCGATGACGTCACTGATGAGGAAGGCTTTGCCGCTGCGGCCCAACTGGGCGGCGTCGGCATTCTGGTCGGCCCGCCCCGGGAGACGCTGGCCGCATTCTCTTTGGAACAGGTTGCCGCTGTCAGGCATTATCTCGAACGGGGATTGTCAGGCCGGGCTGAATGA
- a CDS encoding glycoside hydrolase family 15 protein, whose product MTWACVPRVDGDPVFSALLDDKAWDAPDARGFWAIELENCVEVEQHYIRNTPILVTRQSDDHGNAIELYDFCPRHRRMGRMYRPVAFTRIVRPVAGSPRIRVRLRPTTSWQSEPVPISYGSNHIRLVLSYMAMRMSTNAPIGLISQESWFRLEHDMHFFLGPDESFSDALRPAVERMLDDTIHEWQVWVRGLAIPAEWQEAVIRSAITLKLCQHEETGAIVAALTTSIPEHAHSGRNWDYRYCWIRDAYYTVEALNRLGALDVLESYLVYLRNIVDGAKGGHIQPLYDVRGNATLEEGEAENLPGYRGMGPVRVGNAAYSQIQHDAYGQIVLSSVQGFIDQRLLRMAGMSDFESLEAVGERAWAVYDQPDAGLWELRTRAHVHSYSAVMCWAACDRLAHAAGALGLPQREVHWRERAEIMKARILQSAWRTKSNAISANFEDDARDASLLQLLDLRFLTADNPMFVGTLKALEKDLRRGNNMLRYSTPDDFGEPVTAFNVCTFWLIEALHRTGRTEEARVLFEEMLSRRTAAGLLSEDIDPVTGELWGNYPQTYSLVGIINCAVLLSKPWSVMR is encoded by the coding sequence ATGACATGGGCTTGCGTGCCCCGCGTGGACGGCGACCCTGTCTTTTCCGCCCTGCTCGACGACAAGGCATGGGACGCGCCGGATGCGCGTGGATTTTGGGCGATCGAGTTGGAAAACTGCGTCGAGGTTGAGCAGCATTATATTCGCAACACGCCGATCCTCGTCACCCGGCAAAGTGACGACCATGGCAATGCGATCGAACTGTACGACTTCTGCCCCCGCCATCGCCGCATGGGGCGCATGTATCGTCCGGTCGCCTTCACCCGTATCGTCCGCCCTGTCGCGGGCAGCCCGCGCATTCGCGTGCGGCTCCGCCCGACGACGTCATGGCAATCGGAACCTGTACCGATCAGCTATGGGTCCAACCATATCCGCCTCGTCCTGTCCTATATGGCGATGCGCATGTCGACCAACGCGCCCATCGGCCTCATCAGCCAGGAAAGCTGGTTCCGGCTCGAACATGACATGCATTTCTTCCTCGGCCCGGATGAGAGCTTTTCCGATGCGCTGCGTCCTGCGGTCGAACGGATGCTGGACGACACCATTCATGAGTGGCAGGTCTGGGTACGCGGCCTCGCCATTCCGGCGGAATGGCAGGAAGCCGTTATCCGCTCCGCCATCACGCTGAAACTTTGTCAGCATGAGGAAACCGGCGCGATCGTCGCCGCGCTCACGACCAGCATTCCCGAACATGCCCATTCAGGCCGCAACTGGGACTATCGTTACTGCTGGATCCGCGACGCCTATTACACGGTGGAGGCGCTCAACCGCCTCGGCGCGCTCGATGTGTTGGAAAGCTACCTCGTCTATCTCCGCAACATCGTGGACGGGGCCAAGGGCGGCCATATCCAGCCCCTCTACGACGTACGCGGCAACGCCACTCTGGAAGAGGGTGAGGCGGAGAACCTGCCAGGCTATCGCGGCATGGGCCCGGTCCGCGTCGGCAACGCCGCCTATTCGCAGATTCAGCACGACGCCTATGGTCAGATCGTCCTTTCCTCCGTCCAGGGCTTCATCGACCAGCGCCTGCTGCGCATGGCGGGCATGTCGGACTTTGAATCGCTGGAGGCAGTCGGCGAACGGGCGTGGGCCGTCTATGACCAGCCGGACGCTGGCCTGTGGGAATTGCGCACCCGCGCCCATGTGCACAGCTACAGCGCGGTCATGTGCTGGGCGGCGTGCGATCGCCTGGCCCACGCAGCCGGAGCGCTCGGCCTGCCCCAGCGGGAAGTGCACTGGCGCGAACGGGCGGAAATCATGAAGGCTCGCATCCTGCAATCGGCCTGGCGCACCAAAAGCAACGCCATCTCCGCCAATTTCGAAGACGACGCCCGCGACGCCTCGCTCCTGCAACTGCTCGACCTGCGCTTCCTCACCGCCGACAATCCGATGTTCGTCGGTACGCTCAAAGCGTTGGAGAAGGATCTGCGCCGGGGCAACAATATGCTCCGCTACAGCACGCCCGATGATTTCGGCGAGCCGGTAACCGCCTTCAACGTCTGCACTTTCTGGCTGATCGAGGCACTGCACCGCACCGGCCGAACGGAAGAGGCGCGGGTGCTGTTTGAGGAAATGCTGTCCCGCCGCACCGCTGCCGGGCTGCTGTCCGAGGACATCGACCCTGTGACCGGAGAATTGTGGGGGAACTATCCCCAGACCTACTCATTGGTCGGCATCATCAATTGCGCCGTTCTGTTGAGCAAACCCTGGAGCGTGATGCGATGA
- the otsA gene encoding alpha,alpha-trehalose-phosphate synthase (UDP-forming), producing the protein MSRLIVISNRVSRPNKSGNQGGLAVALAQALRESRGIWVGWSGEVTENFTGQIGFSEDEGVKTATIDLEEQDVDEYYNGYANKTLWPLFHFRIDLAEYARDFEGGYNRVNQRFADTTTPLIEPEDIIWVQDYHMIPLGQMLRNKGLQNRMGFFLHIPWPPTRLLVSLPHHTKLVQTLFAYDVVGFHTEEWLESFRHYVEREMGGTVDGDFITLNGRTIQAIACPIGINAQEFAKAAVSDTASTMFEQVRRSLQHRALIVGVDRLDYSKGLEERFNGYARFLKDHPEHHRNVVLTQIAPPSRGEVESYQHIRATLDALAGRINGEYSDVDWSPVRYVNQGYPRDKLAGIYRAARIGLVTPLRDGMNLVAKEYVAAQDPEDPGVLILSRFAGAATQLKDALLINPYSPEEMSDAINRALSMPLDERKRRWKSMMKCVEEQDISWWRQCFTDRLMAVRREDEEKKPQIEVAQ; encoded by the coding sequence ATGAGCCGGCTGATTGTCATTTCAAATCGGGTAAGCAGGCCCAACAAGTCCGGCAATCAGGGCGGGCTGGCCGTCGCGCTGGCGCAGGCATTGCGCGAAAGCCGGGGCATCTGGGTCGGCTGGTCGGGCGAAGTCACTGAAAATTTCACCGGGCAGATCGGCTTTTCCGAGGATGAAGGCGTAAAGACCGCGACCATCGACCTGGAAGAACAGGATGTTGACGAATATTATAATGGATACGCCAACAAGACGCTCTGGCCGCTCTTCCACTTCCGCATCGATCTGGCCGAATATGCCCGCGATTTCGAAGGCGGCTATAATCGCGTAAATCAGCGCTTCGCCGACACCACGACCCCCCTCATCGAACCTGAAGACATCATCTGGGTTCAGGATTATCACATGATCCCGCTCGGCCAGATGCTGCGCAACAAGGGGCTTCAGAACCGGATGGGCTTTTTCCTGCACATCCCTTGGCCACCCACGCGCCTGCTCGTCTCGCTGCCCCACCATACAAAGCTCGTCCAGACGCTCTTCGCCTATGATGTGGTGGGGTTCCACACCGAAGAATGGCTCGAATCCTTCCGCCACTATGTCGAACGGGAAATGGGCGGGACGGTCGATGGCGACTTCATCACGCTGAACGGCCGAACCATTCAGGCGATCGCCTGCCCCATCGGCATCAATGCGCAGGAATTTGCCAAGGCCGCCGTCAGCGATACGGCCAGCACCATGTTCGAACAGGTCCGCCGCTCGCTTCAGCACCGCGCGCTGATCGTGGGCGTCGATCGGCTGGATTACAGCAAGGGGCTGGAGGAACGCTTCAACGGCTATGCCCGCTTCCTGAAGGATCATCCCGAACATCACCGCAATGTCGTGCTGACGCAGATCGCGCCGCCGTCGCGCGGCGAAGTCGAAAGCTATCAGCATATCCGCGCCACGCTCGACGCGCTCGCGGGCCGTATCAACGGCGAATATAGCGATGTGGACTGGAGCCCGGTGCGTTACGTGAACCAGGGCTATCCCCGTGACAAGCTGGCGGGCATCTATCGCGCCGCGCGGATCGGGCTGGTGACGCCGCTGCGCGACGGCATGAACCTGGTCGCCAAGGAATATGTCGCGGCCCAGGACCCTGAAGATCCCGGCGTCCTCATCCTCTCGCGCTTCGCCGGGGCGGCGACGCAGCTCAAGGACGCGCTGCTCATCAACCCCTATAGCCCGGAGGAAATGTCCGACGCCATCAACCGCGCGCTGTCCATGCCGCTCGATGAGCGCAAACGCCGCTGGAAATCCATGATGAAATGCGTCGAGGAACAGGACATCAGCTGGTGGCGGCAATGCTTCACCGACCGTCTGATGGCTGTCCGGCGAGAGGATGAGGAAAAGAAGCCGCAGATCGAGGTGGCGCAATAG
- the purC gene encoding phosphoribosylaminoimidazolesuccinocarboxamide synthase, with translation MARRRQIYEGKAKILYEGPEPGTIIQYFKDDATAFNAQKKGTISGKGVLNNRISEHIFTLLGQIGIPTHFIRRLNMREQLVRQVEIVPIEVVVRNVAAGSLSKKLGIEEGTQLPRTLIEYCYKDDALGDPLVSEEHIACFGWATQEEMHDIADMAIRINDFMCGLFAAIGIRLVDFKLEFGRLWDGDYSRVILADEISPDGCRLWDMNTGEKLDKDRFRRDLGGEVEAYQEVARRLGLMPEGADTTVLDLDTHRKKRSKD, from the coding sequence ATGGCTCGTCGCCGCCAGATCTACGAAGGCAAGGCAAAGATCCTTTATGAAGGCCCCGAGCCGGGCACGATCATCCAATATTTCAAGGATGACGCCACCGCCTTCAACGCGCAGAAAAAGGGCACGATTTCCGGCAAGGGCGTGCTCAACAACCGCATTTCCGAGCATATCTTCACCCTGCTCGGCCAGATCGGTATACCCACCCACTTCATCCGCCGTCTCAACATGCGTGAGCAGCTGGTGCGGCAGGTCGAAATCGTGCCGATCGAAGTCGTCGTGCGCAACGTCGCCGCCGGTTCGCTCAGCAAGAAGCTGGGGATCGAGGAAGGCACGCAGCTGCCCCGCACGCTGATCGAATATTGCTACAAGGACGACGCGCTGGGCGACCCGCTCGTGTCCGAAGAACATATCGCCTGCTTCGGCTGGGCCACGCAGGAAGAGATGCACGACATCGCCGACATGGCGATCCGCATCAACGACTTCATGTGCGGCCTGTTCGCGGCCATCGGCATCCGCCTTGTGGACTTCAAGCTGGAGTTCGGTCGCCTGTGGGACGGCGACTATAGCCGCGTCATCCTGGCCGACGAAATCAGCCCGGACGGCTGCCGCCTGTGGGACATGAACACCGGCGAAAAGCTGGACAAGGACCGCTTCCGCCGCGACCTCGGCGGTGAAGTTGAAGCCTATCAGGAGGTTGCGCGCCGCCTGGGCCTGATGCCCGAAGGCGCCGACACCACCGTGCTGGACCTCGACACCCACCGCAAGAAGCGCAGCAAGGACTGA
- a CDS encoding sulfite exporter TauE/SafE family protein, with amino-acid sequence MNGDTLYYACAILAVILSGLAKGGFAGVGALAMPVMALGIDPVRGAAIMLPILILQDTVSVWTFRHSWDRHILTVMLPGAAMGIGLGYFFAAQVSETAVLAVLGLISTLFGLQRLWIERGGAVVLPSSSPDWVGVLFGVASGFTSHIAHAGSPPFQMWVLPKRLPRDMLVGTTAMAFAAMNWMKVPAYGALGQFTHANLTATAMLVPVAVAATFAGVALVRRVDAARFYTLIYVLMVLLGIKLMADALLA; translated from the coding sequence ATGAACGGTGACACATTATATTATGCCTGCGCCATATTGGCGGTGATCCTGTCGGGACTGGCCAAGGGGGGCTTTGCCGGGGTCGGGGCGCTTGCCATGCCGGTCATGGCGCTGGGGATCGACCCGGTGCGGGGCGCGGCGATCATGCTGCCTATCCTGATCCTGCAGGATACGGTCAGCGTATGGACGTTCCGGCATAGTTGGGACCGGCACATACTGACGGTGATGCTGCCGGGTGCGGCGATGGGGATCGGCCTTGGCTATTTCTTCGCGGCGCAGGTTTCGGAAACAGCGGTGCTGGCCGTGCTGGGACTGATTTCGACGCTGTTCGGGCTACAGCGGCTGTGGATCGAGCGGGGCGGGGCGGTCGTGCTGCCGTCCAGTTCGCCCGATTGGGTGGGCGTGCTTTTCGGCGTGGCGAGCGGCTTTACCAGCCATATCGCCCATGCAGGATCGCCGCCCTTCCAGATGTGGGTGCTGCCCAAGCGGCTGCCGCGCGACATGCTGGTCGGGACAACCGCCATGGCCTTTGCCGCGATGAACTGGATGAAGGTGCCAGCCTATGGCGCGCTGGGACAATTCACGCACGCCAATCTGACGGCGACGGCGATGCTGGTCCCGGTGGCGGTTGCGGCGACCTTTGCCGGGGTGGCGCTGGTGCGGCGGGTCGATGCAGCGCGTTTCTACACGCTGATCTACGTGTTGATGGTGCTGCTGGGCATCAAGTTGATGGCGGACGCGCTGCTCGCCTGA